Proteins co-encoded in one Pocillopora verrucosa isolate sample1 chromosome 1, ASM3666991v2, whole genome shotgun sequence genomic window:
- the LOC131785961 gene encoding 4-hydroxybenzoate brominase (decarboxylating)-like: MAKSRIVFRDVIVVGAGWSGLLACKCMLEEGLTVMALEKRSDVGGLWCYTEDSDVITVMRNTKTTSSSSVTEMSDFPMPEEIGQFPKHEDVLKYLKSYCDTFHLWLHIRLDHCVTKVTKDGELWRVKCENGRQYTSKFLIVCTGSVQKPNRDLQHSLLKDFVGEIRHSSEFKTFIPEHANKRVMLIGGGETASDVVEEWYDHVSRLIWCIPRGMHFFRKFAKILPHRHPQALDKASSRVMKFIAPFTRSKPGLAWICKWTANGSLLAYQGHGIAEWKNDAKFFRFFINKNGHVLDKVDYQRCIPKGAIKRIKGNRITFNDGTEEVVDVIIQCTGYRTEFPLLPEEFRNVSFVDNYKYIFNIEDPTLAFVGYVRPVVGSISGITEIQSRFVGKVFSGKCRLPSRDQRYQEATKDKEFWDDFFKDSSRRLVTLVDGYTYIDDIGSLCGIKPEYWRLLRRNPRGWLLALFAPFSGCSFRLNEPESEAEALEHLREHMSDTLSPAHLLLIVFLRFIWFDFWLNILSEIKYRIQCAGWWKKIRECQLLHILNWCWQAPKRVLFDNATRA; this comes from the exons ATGGCAAAATCAAGGATTGTGTTTAGGGATGTGATCGTGGTAGGGGCAGGCTGGTCGGGTCTTTTGGCTTGTAAATGCATGTTAGAGGAAGGTTTAACTGTAATGGCATTAGAGAAGCGCTCTGACGTGGGCGGGCTGTGGTGCTACACTGAAGATTCAGATGTGATTACCGTCATGAGGAACACGAAAACCACTTCTTCTTCGTCCGTAACTGAGATGTCCGACTTTCCGATGCCCGAGGAGATTGGCCAATTTCCAAAGCACGAGGATGTACTCAAGTATTTGAAGTCTTACTGTGATACTTTTCATTTATGGCTGCATATTCGCCTTGATCATTGCGTGACGAAAGTAACGAAAGACGGCGAACTTTGGCGAGTGAAGTGCGAGAACGGCCGACAGTACACGAGCAAGTTTCTGATTGTGTGTACGGGAAGCGTTCAGAAGCCCAATCGCGATCTTCAGCATTCGTTACTTAAAGACTTTGTCGGAGAAATTCGCCATAGCTCCGAGTTCAAGACGTTTATTCCCGAACATGCTAATAAACGCGTAATGCTGATTGGTGGTGGAGAAACAGCAAGTGATGTTGTCGAGGAATGGTACGATCACGTTTCACGCCTAATTTGGTGTATACCACGTGGGATGCATTTCTTCCGGAAGTTTGCAAAAATTCTTCCTCATCGTCATCCTCAGGCTCTGGACAAAGCTTCCTCTAGAGTTATGAAGTTTATTGCTCCCTTCACGAGGAGTAAACCAG GTTTGGCATGGATCTGCAAATGGACTGCAAACGGTTCTCTTCTTGCCTATCAAGGCCATGGTATTGCTGAGTGGAAAAATGATGCTAAATTCTTTCGCTTCTTCATCAACAAAAATGGGCACGTGTTGGATAAAGTGGATTACCAACGTTGCATTCCTAAGGGAGCCATCAAGAGAATTAAAGGAAACAGAATCACCTTTAATGACGGTACTGAAGAAGTTGTTGACGTAATTATCCAATGCACAGGGTACAGAACAGAATTCCCCCTCCTTCCGGAAGAATTCCGAAATGTTTCTTTCGTGGATAACTACAAATACATCTTTAACATTGAAGACCCAACATTGGCATTTGTTGGCTACGTTCGTCCTGTAGTCGGCTCGATCTCGGGAATAACGGAGATTCAGTCGCGTTTCGTCGGAAAAGTGTTCTCGGGAAAGTGTCGCCTTCCATCGAGAGACCAACGTTACCAGGAGGCTACTAAGGACAAGGAATTCTGGGACGACTTCTTCAAAGACTCATCCCGAAGATTGGTTACCTTGGTGGATGGGTACACCTATATTGATGATATCGGCAGCCTTTGTGGAATAAAGCCAGAGTACTGGAGGCTGCTGAGGCGCAATCCTCGCGGCTGGTTGTTGGCTTTGTTCGCACCATTCAGTGGATGCTCGTTTCGTCTTAATGAACCTGAAAGTGAAGCTGAGGCCTTGGAACATTTGAGGGAACACATGAGTGACACCCTAAGTCCCGCGCATTTGCTGTTGATAGTGTTCCTTCGCTTCATCTGGTTCGATTTTTGGCTTAACATTCTCAGTGAGATTAAATACAGGATTCAATGCGCTGGCTGGTGGAAGAAGATTAGAGAATGCCAACTCTTGCACATCCTAAATTGGTGTTGGCAAGCCCCCAAGCGAGTGCTGTTTGACAATGCAACCAGAGCTTAA